The window ACCCCAATCGCCAAAGACGATTTCTACACTCCTTATAGTGCGGGATTACAAGATAGTCAGAAAATGCCAGGGGTGGTGATTCATGCTCAGCATGTTAGCCAAATTCTCAGCAGCGTTTTAAACAATCGCCCTCTGATGTGGTGTTGGTCGGAAGGACCCGAAATGTTGTGGATTTTGGGTTGGTCGGTGGTAGGAGGACTGTTGGCATGGCGTATCCGACGACTATGGCTATTTGGGTTAGGAGTTGTAGTCGGGGTGGGGGTGTTATATGGAACGGCTTATGTTCTATTTCTGAATTCGGGGTGGGTACCTCTCATACCACCCATGATCGGGTTGGTGGCGACGGCAATTGTCGTGGTGTTAATCGAGAGAGGATACGCAAAAGCGATCTATCAGGGAGTGAAAAAACTCGTCCTGAATATCGAAATTGATGAAGAGAAAAAGCGGAAGCAGGTAGAAGCAATTACGGAAACAGAGTCTTTTGCAGAATTGCAGCAAAAGGCGGCTGAGTTGAGAAAAAATCGGCAGAGGAATCGAAGATTAGACGATGCTTCTGAGTCAAACATAGAAACAAATGAAAACATACCGACTCCTCCAGAAGTGGAACCTCTAGAAATAGAGACAAATGCTATTACGTTAACGCCTCAAGACACTGAAACACCCGCATCAGAGGAGGATAACTACTTTCAGCAATTGCAGCAACGGGGGAAAAAGCTTAAGACAGATGCCATTACGCCAACACCTCAAGATGCTGAAGCACCCGCATCAGATGAGGATAACTACTTTCAGCAATTGCAAAAACGGGGAAGGCGATTGAGAAAGAATGATGAGGATTCTAATGAGTAAGTTATATTACGATAATGTGCTAATCATGTTTGGTTTCACGTTACCGACTGATTCACAAGCAAGGACTTGACAGTACTCAGCCCAACTTACAGCGAGGGGCGATTACACTTCAAATCGAAAACTCTAGTTGTACACTGATCGTTTAGCAGAAACGAGGAGCTGAGATGACTCTAAACCAGCAAGGAATAGTCATGATGCCTCAGGAAGGCGATGTTTTGACAGTTGCCGGTGACACTGTCACGTTCAAGGCATTGGGGCAGAACACTCAGGGGCAATATGCGCTGATTGAGATTGCATGTAATCCTTTTGTCGGTACGCCACCCCATATTCATAGTCGTGAAGATGAAGCATTTTACATACTTGAGGGTGAAGTCGAGTTTTGCTTAGATGACCAAACTATTTTGGCAACACCTGGTACGTTCTTACATTCTCCCAGGGGACAAAAACACAGTTTCAAAAATACTGGAACGACGCGATCGCGAATGTTGTGTTGGGTAACACCGGCTGGTTTGGAAATGTTCTTTGCTGAAGTTGGGAGACCTGTCGCTGATCCACTCAATCCACCTGTGCCCGATCAGGCTGCGATCGATAAGCTGCTAGCGACTGCACCAAAATATGGACTCACAATCTTACCCTCTGAAGCATAAAGACTAATCGTTGGAGGTTCTAATGGGAACTTCTAGAGATTGTAGCTACGACCAATGCTTGGAGAGTAAAGTGTAACTGCTAGATTCTTCGGTTGAAATCTAATTTAGCGATCGCGAAATTCTGCTGCGCTTCGCAGATCGCCTAACCGCTCAAACGGAAGTTCCCCTTTGACAAAAAACTACAACCTATGCTGTGAGAGAGGGAGAGACTCAACTCCTCGGCTGTTACTGGGTACAAATTAAGGAAACTTCTAACAAATCTAACGCTTTTTGTTGGAGTGGAGTCGGTTGAGTAA of the Allocoleopsis franciscana PCC 7113 genome contains:
- a CDS encoding quercetin 2,3-dioxygenase, which translates into the protein MTLNQQGIVMMPQEGDVLTVAGDTVTFKALGQNTQGQYALIEIACNPFVGTPPHIHSREDEAFYILEGEVEFCLDDQTILATPGTFLHSPRGQKHSFKNTGTTRSRMLCWVTPAGLEMFFAEVGRPVADPLNPPVPDQAAIDKLLATAPKYGLTILPSEA